The Flavobacterium psychrophilum genome includes a region encoding these proteins:
- a CDS encoding inosine-5-monophosphate dehydrogenase (catalyzes the synthesis of xanthosine monophosphate by the NAD+ dependent oxidation of inosine monophosphate), which yields MKAHTNKIIGEGLTYDDVLLVPNYSEILPREVSIQSKFSRNIMLNVPIVSAAMDTVTESAMAIAMAREGGIGVLHKNMTIEQQATEVRKVKRAESGMIIDPVTLPLTSNVGDAKNVMREYGIGGIPVVDADGILKGIVTNRDLRFEKDNNRSILEVMTTENLVTAAEGTTLQVAEGILQKNKIEKLPVVNADYKLVGLITFRDITKLTQKPIANKDKFGRLRVAAALGVTADAVQRAEALVNAGVDAVIIDTAHGHTKGVITVLKEVKARFPELDVVVGNIATPEAALYLAENGADAVKVGIGPGSICTTRVVAGVGFPQFSAVLEVAAALKGTGVPVIADGGIRYTGDIPKALAAGADCVMLGSLLAGTKESPGETIIFEGRKFKSYRGMGSVEAMKEGSKDRYFQDVEDDVKKLVPEGIVGRVPYKGELFESMLQFVGGLRAGMGYCGAKDIPTLQESSRFVRLTSSGIAESHPHNVTITKEAPNYSR from the coding sequence ATGAAAGCACACACTAATAAAATCATCGGCGAAGGTCTTACTTACGATGATGTCCTGCTAGTTCCTAACTACTCCGAAATATTACCACGCGAAGTTAGCATTCAGTCTAAATTTTCAAGAAACATAATGCTAAACGTTCCTATTGTATCTGCAGCTATGGATACTGTTACCGAAAGTGCGATGGCAATTGCTATGGCACGCGAAGGTGGAATAGGCGTTTTACACAAAAATATGACAATCGAGCAGCAGGCAACTGAGGTTCGTAAAGTAAAAAGGGCAGAGTCAGGAATGATCATAGATCCTGTAACGCTTCCTTTAACTTCTAACGTAGGTGATGCTAAAAATGTTATGCGCGAGTATGGTATTGGTGGTATTCCTGTAGTTGATGCAGATGGTATACTAAAAGGTATTGTTACTAACCGTGACCTTAGGTTCGAAAAAGATAACAACCGTTCTATACTTGAAGTAATGACAACTGAAAACCTTGTTACTGCTGCTGAAGGTACTACGCTTCAGGTTGCAGAAGGTATTCTTCAGAAAAATAAAATCGAAAAATTACCGGTTGTTAATGCAGATTATAAACTGGTTGGCCTGATCACTTTCAGGGATATAACAAAACTTACCCAAAAGCCTATTGCTAACAAAGATAAATTCGGAAGGCTACGTGTTGCAGCTGCCCTTGGGGTTACTGCCGATGCTGTTCAGCGTGCTGAAGCTCTTGTAAATGCAGGTGTTGATGCTGTTATTATTGATACGGCTCACGGACACACTAAAGGTGTGATAACAGTTCTTAAAGAAGTAAAAGCAAGGTTTCCTGAACTTGACGTTGTTGTTGGTAACATCGCAACGCCGGAGGCTGCACTTTACCTTGCAGAAAATGGTGCTGATGCTGTAAAAGTTGGTATTGGTCCGGGTTCTATCTGTACAACCCGTGTTGTTGCAGGTGTTGGTTTCCCTCAGTTCTCTGCGGTTCTTGAAGTTGCTGCTGCCCTTAAAGGCACTGGTGTTCCTGTAATTGCAGATGGTGGTATCCGTTACACCGGTGATATTCCTAAAGCACTTGCTGCCGGAGCTGACTGTGTAATGCTAGGCTCACTTCTTGCCGGTACTAAAGAGTCTCCGGGAGAAACTATCATCTTTGAAGGAAGAAAATTCAAATCATACCGTGGTATGGGTTCTGTAGAAGCTATGAAAGAAGGTTCTAAAGACCGTTACTTCCAGGATGTTGAGGACGATGTTAAAAAACTGGTTCCGGAAGGTATCGTAGGGCGTGTACCTTACAAAGGAGAGCTTTTTGAAAGCATGCTTCAGTTTGTTGGAGGCCTTCGTGCAGGTATGGGATATTGTGGTGCTAAAGACATCCCTACACTACAGGAAAGCAGCCGTTTTGTTCGCCTTACATCAAGTGGTATCGCAGAAAGCCACCCTCACAATGTAACAATAACAAAAGAGGCTCCAAATTATTCAAGATAA
- a CDS encoding hydroxymethylglutaryl-CoA lyase has translation MEKIKIIECPRDAMQGIKAFIPTKKKIDYIQSLLRIGYDTIDFGSFVSPKAIPQMQDTAEVLAGLDLSSTQSKLLAIIANTQGAQLAAQHAEIRYLGYPFSISENFQMRNTHKTIAESIVTLQEILNIADSSNKEVVAYLSMGFGNPYGDPWNVEIVGEWTEKLAAMGVKILSLSDTVGSSTPDVIDYLFANLIPKYPGIEFGAHLHTTPDKWFEKVDAAYKAGCKRFDGAIQGFGGCPMAKDDLTGNMPTERLLSYFTANKADTNMHPISFESAYNEATKLFGEFH, from the coding sequence ATGGAAAAGATTAAAATTATAGAATGTCCCAGAGATGCTATGCAAGGCATCAAGGCATTTATACCTACAAAGAAAAAAATAGATTATATCCAGTCGCTTTTACGAATAGGGTATGATACTATCGATTTTGGCAGTTTTGTGTCGCCAAAGGCTATTCCGCAAATGCAGGATACGGCTGAGGTTTTGGCAGGTCTTGATCTTTCTTCAACACAAAGTAAATTACTGGCAATTATTGCCAATACGCAGGGTGCACAGCTTGCTGCCCAGCATGCCGAAATACGTTATCTAGGTTATCCTTTCTCTATTTCAGAGAACTTCCAGATGCGTAATACCCATAAAACTATCGCCGAATCTATAGTTACGCTTCAGGAAATTCTAAACATCGCCGATTCTTCTAATAAAGAAGTAGTTGCTTATCTTTCTATGGGCTTTGGTAATCCGTACGGTGACCCCTGGAATGTAGAGATAGTAGGAGAGTGGACAGAGAAACTGGCTGCTATGGGCGTGAAGATACTTTCTCTAAGCGATACCGTAGGAAGCTCTACACCCGATGTTATCGATTACCTTTTTGCAAACCTGATCCCTAAATACCCTGGTATTGAATTTGGAGCGCACCTACATACCACTCCCGATAAATGGTTTGAAAAAGTAGATGCTGCTTATAAAGCAGGCTGCAAACGTTTTGACGGTGCTATACAGGGTTTCGGCGGATGCCCAATGGCAAAAGATGATCTTACGGGCAATATGCCTACCGAACGTTTACTTTCTTATTTCACAGCAAATAAAGCAGATACTAATATGCACCCAATAAGTTTTGAAAGTGCTTATAACGAAGCAACTAAACTTTTTGGCGAGTTTCACTAA
- a CDS encoding peptidase T (catalyzes the release of the N-terminal amino acid from a tripeptide) has protein sequence MQHIIDRFISYVTVDTESDPNSETTPSTAKQWDLANKLAEELKAIGMTDVTIDDHSYVMATLPSNVDHEVPVIGFVSHFDTTPDFTGANVKPQIIPNYDGGDIILNKELNIVLSPGYFKDMLQYKGQTLITTDGTTLLGADDKAGITEIVTAMEYMIQHPEIKHGKIRVCFTPDEEIGRGADLFDVAKFGAEWAYTMDGSQIGELEYENFNAAGAKITFKGISVHPGYAKGKMINSMLLANQFISQLPAGEVPEKTKDYEGFFHVVGITGSIEETTVQLIIRDHDRTKFEERKVTIQTITDGINAEYQKQFGGDVVIPEIKDYYYNMKEMVEPVMHIVDIAEKAMKELGIEPLIKPIRGGTDGSRLSYMGLPCPNIFAGGHNFHGKYEYVPVESMQKAVEVIVKIAELTAEKK, from the coding sequence ATGCAGCATATTATAGACCGTTTTATCAGCTATGTTACTGTTGATACGGAATCTGATCCAAACTCTGAAACTACTCCAAGTACTGCAAAACAATGGGATCTTGCCAATAAGTTAGCTGAAGAGCTTAAAGCTATTGGTATGACCGATGTTACCATAGACGATCATTCGTATGTAATGGCTACCCTGCCATCTAACGTAGATCATGAAGTACCTGTAATTGGTTTTGTATCGCACTTTGATACGACTCCGGATTTTACAGGCGCGAACGTTAAGCCACAGATTATACCTAACTATGACGGTGGTGATATTATCCTGAACAAAGAGCTAAACATTGTACTTTCTCCTGGATATTTCAAAGATATGCTGCAATATAAGGGCCAGACGCTTATTACTACAGATGGCACTACCCTTCTTGGTGCTGATGATAAAGCCGGTATTACAGAGATTGTTACTGCAATGGAATATATGATTCAGCATCCTGAAATTAAGCACGGTAAGATACGTGTCTGCTTTACTCCGGATGAAGAGATCGGACGTGGGGCTGACCTGTTTGATGTAGCGAAATTTGGCGCTGAATGGGCTTACACTATGGATGGCAGCCAGATTGGAGAACTTGAATATGAGAACTTTAATGCTGCAGGAGCTAAAATTACCTTTAAAGGTATCAGTGTACACCCGGGCTATGCAAAAGGCAAAATGATAAACTCTATGCTTTTGGCGAACCAGTTCATTAGCCAGTTACCTGCCGGAGAAGTTCCTGAAAAAACGAAAGATTACGAAGGATTCTTCCATGTAGTAGGCATTACAGGAAGCATCGAAGAAACTACAGTACAGCTTATCATCCGTGACCACGACCGAACTAAGTTTGAGGAAAGAAAAGTAACGATCCAGACAATTACTGATGGAATTAACGCTGAATACCAAAAACAGTTTGGTGGCGATGTAGTTATACCTGAAATTAAAGATTACTACTATAACATGAAAGAAATGGTAGAGCCTGTAATGCACATTGTAGACATTGCAGAGAAAGCCATGAAAGAATTAGGTATCGAGCCTCTTATCAAACCTATTCGTGGCGGTACAGATGGTTCAAGGTTATCGTACATGGGGCTTCCTTGTCCGAATATATTTGCAGGTGGGCATAACTTCCACGGTAAATATGAGTACGTCCCTGTAGAGAGCATGCAGAAAGCTGTAGAAGTTATCGTTAAGATCGCCGAACTTACTGCTGAAAAGAAATAA
- a CDS encoding potassium transporter gives MQEGFFFQAIIYLAAAVICVPIAKKIGLSSILGYLFAGIIIGPYVLGFIGQEGQDIMHFAEFGVIMMLFVIGLELDPDKFWRMRRLIVGMGMLQVVGTAAVLFIACSIVLRWEWRATLIISLALTLSSTAIVMQTLKEKGLTNTSMGRSSFSILLFQDIAVIPIMAILPLLAHGAIENEGINQSLITDLDGWLQTVIVLGTIVLVYFSGRFLIVPLLHIVAKTRLQELFTASALLLVMGVSYVMQIVGLSPALGAFMAGLVLANSEFRHELEGDIAPFKGLLLGLFFIGVGASINFQLIMADPAFIIVFTTIFNSIKFFVLLVVGKIYKKSSDQNLLFSFALSQAGEFGFVILGFAIQLNLIQSILANQMMAVIAISMIGTPFLLLINEKWIDPYFGVKEKQSKKKFDKIDEQNDVIIAGFGNFGSTIVRLLKTNGILATVLDMDSDRVDSLRKMGFKVYYGDASRLELLKAAGCENAKLFIAAIDNPRVNLEVVEMIKKHFPNLKILARARNRSDAFELVDMGVKDFYRENMYSAVHLGVDALVEMGHRRYTATRQGQRFIKYDEESILRLAQKRHDKKAFLMSTLEEIELQEQLLRNDLYAQLGANDHAWESAELKKEQQGDVDAVTDDF, from the coding sequence ATGCAAGAAGGTTTCTTTTTCCAGGCTATAATATATCTTGCCGCAGCTGTTATATGCGTGCCTATTGCCAAAAAAATAGGCCTTAGCTCTATATTGGGCTATCTGTTTGCGGGAATCATCATCGGGCCGTATGTACTTGGCTTTATCGGTCAGGAGGGTCAGGATATCATGCACTTTGCCGAATTTGGCGTTATAATGATGCTATTCGTTATTGGACTAGAACTCGATCCTGATAAGTTTTGGCGCATGCGGCGACTCATTGTAGGTATGGGTATGCTGCAGGTAGTAGGTACTGCTGCCGTACTTTTCATAGCATGCTCCATAGTGTTGCGATGGGAGTGGCGCGCCACCCTTATCATATCGCTTGCGCTTACGTTATCATCCACCGCTATTGTAATGCAGACCTTAAAAGAAAAAGGACTCACTAACACTTCTATGGGGCGTTCGTCTTTTAGCATACTCTTATTTCAGGATATAGCGGTAATCCCTATTATGGCAATATTGCCACTACTGGCACATGGTGCTATTGAGAACGAAGGCATTAACCAATCCCTTATCACTGATTTGGATGGATGGTTGCAAACTGTTATCGTACTGGGCACCATTGTTCTTGTCTATTTCAGCGGACGCTTTCTTATCGTTCCATTATTACATATCGTTGCCAAAACAAGGTTACAGGAATTATTCACCGCTTCTGCACTGCTTTTGGTTATGGGTGTATCGTACGTTATGCAGATCGTTGGGTTGAGCCCGGCACTGGGTGCGTTCATGGCAGGACTTGTATTAGCCAACAGCGAATTTAGGCACGAACTTGAGGGCGATATCGCGCCGTTTAAAGGATTACTCTTAGGATTGTTTTTTATAGGAGTTGGAGCCTCTATTAACTTTCAGCTTATTATGGCCGATCCTGCCTTTATTATAGTATTTACAACCATATTCAACAGTATAAAATTCTTTGTACTGCTTGTTGTAGGGAAGATATACAAAAAGAGTTCCGACCAAAACCTGCTTTTCTCCTTTGCATTAAGCCAGGCTGGGGAATTCGGTTTCGTAATATTAGGCTTTGCCATACAGCTTAACCTTATCCAAAGCATTCTTGCCAACCAGATGATGGCTGTTATTGCCATTAGTATGATAGGTACGCCTTTCTTACTGCTTATCAACGAAAAGTGGATAGACCCCTACTTTGGCGTAAAGGAAAAACAATCGAAAAAGAAATTTGATAAGATAGACGAGCAGAATGATGTTATTATTGCCGGTTTCGGAAATTTCGGAAGCACAATTGTGCGTTTACTAAAAACCAATGGTATACTGGCTACCGTATTGGATATGGACTCTGACAGGGTTGATTCACTCCGAAAAATGGGCTTTAAGGTATATTATGGTGATGCCTCACGCCTTGAACTGCTAAAGGCAGCGGGTTGCGAGAACGCCAAACTATTTATAGCCGCGATAGATAACCCCCGTGTAAATCTTGAAGTAGTAGAAATGATCAAGAAACACTTCCCTAACCTAAAAATACTTGCCCGTGCCCGTAACCGAAGCGACGCGTTTGAATTGGTCGACATGGGTGTAAAAGATTTTTACAGGGAAAATATGTATAGTGCCGTTCACCTAGGTGTAGATGCCCTGGTAGAGATGGGACACAGGCGCTACACTGCCACAAGGCAGGGACAACGTTTTATTAAATATGACGAAGAGTCTATTTTAAGGCTGGCACAGAAAAGACACGATAAAAAAGCTTTCCTTATGTCTACCCTTGAAGAGATAGAACTACAGGAGCAACTGCTTCGTAACGACTTATACGCGCAGCTTGGTGCTAACGATCATGCCTGGGAAAGTGCCGAACTTAAGAAGGAACAGCAAGGCGATGTAGATGCCGTTACTGACGATTTTTAA
- a CDS encoding NAD(P)H oxidoreductase, producing the protein MANKILIIFAHPLFEKSNANTALVNSIPNSPNITFHDLYQEYPDFDIDMKREQELLMLHDIVVWHHPMYWYSCPPLLKQWIDIVLEHGWAYGKEGFALKGKILLQAITTGGKKENYSPMGREHFTIPQLLEPFCQTAKVCNMIYLPPFVIHGTHAMNEAGYKKNADLYSHALHYLENQPLNVAEVAQFHYFNDWLKTKLV; encoded by the coding sequence ATGGCGAATAAGATATTAATCATTTTTGCACACCCATTGTTTGAGAAATCAAACGCTAATACTGCGCTTGTAAACAGCATACCCAATTCGCCTAATATCACTTTTCACGACCTGTACCAGGAATATCCTGATTTTGACATTGATATGAAGCGCGAACAGGAACTGCTAATGCTTCATGACATTGTTGTCTGGCATCATCCTATGTATTGGTACAGCTGCCCACCGCTTTTGAAGCAGTGGATAGACATTGTACTGGAACATGGCTGGGCATACGGAAAAGAAGGTTTTGCACTTAAAGGCAAAATTTTGCTGCAAGCCATTACTACGGGTGGAAAAAAAGAGAATTACAGCCCAATGGGCCGCGAACACTTTACAATACCTCAGCTATTAGAGCCTTTCTGCCAGACGGCGAAAGTATGCAACATGATATACCTGCCGCCTTTTGTTATACATGGCACACACGCCATGAACGAAGCAGGTTACAAAAAAAATGCTGACTTATACTCGCATGCGCTTCATTATCTCGAAAACCAGCCATTAAACGTTGCAGAGGTGGCGCAATTTCACTATTTTAACGACTGGCTTAAAACTAAACTGGTATAA
- a CDS encoding sodium:proton antiporter — MLDSNTAAETSHHLYPLIGDLGLILMTAGVAVLLFKKIRQPLVLGYLIAGFLAGPHFHFFPSVKDTHNVEVWAEIGVIILLFSLGLEFSFKKLMKVGGSASITAATQITCMIGLGYLTGQLLGWSQMDSIFLGAILSISSTTIIIRAFEELGVKSQKFAGIVFGTLIVEDIVAILLLVLLSTIAVSQQFSGIELLESALKLVFFLILWFVSGIFFIPTLLRKAKNLLNDETMLIVSLALCLMMVILATKAGFSPALGAFIMGSIIAETTKAERIEHLVKPVKDLFGAVFFVSVGMLINPDTLAEYWLPVLIITMVTIVGKSMSTTLGSLISGQPLKQSVQAGVSLAQIGEFSFIIATLGTSLKVTSEFLYPIIVAISAVTTFTTPFLIKSSGTIYKVLEKILPERVLKKIEDYSYSTQTIKSESSWKIFLKANVTQIVIHSVIILGVILLASNYIIPDSGDSQWDHILITGIMFVIISPFLWALALRRVAAKAMEDIRRNRKYRGPVTFILFIRICLALFYLGLLLNSFLSPIVALSALAIMIIAGIAFPKKLQQVYYYLENHFIKNLNSREISERIRKKSELTPWDGHMAIFEIPSESNIAGKTLNDLQLREEIGINIAIIKRGEKTINVPPRNEVVYPKDILYVIGTDEQIKVFESYLDKSRETATPTASEVVLQKILLTSDAIVGKSIRDAQLREKTNGLVVGIERNNERILNPESHTLLKKNDIVWLVGDKQLINQYCK; from the coding sequence ATGTTAGACAGTAACACAGCAGCCGAGACATCACATCACCTGTATCCGCTAATTGGGGATTTAGGTTTGATATTAATGACAGCCGGCGTTGCTGTGTTATTGTTTAAAAAAATAAGGCAGCCCCTTGTTTTGGGCTACCTGATAGCCGGTTTCTTAGCCGGTCCGCACTTTCATTTTTTCCCTTCGGTAAAAGACACTCACAATGTAGAAGTCTGGGCAGAAATTGGGGTAATTATCCTCTTATTTAGCTTAGGACTCGAATTCAGCTTTAAAAAGCTTATGAAGGTGGGAGGTTCGGCATCTATTACCGCCGCCACCCAGATTACCTGTATGATAGGCCTCGGCTATCTTACCGGTCAGCTCCTCGGCTGGTCACAAATGGACAGCATCTTTCTGGGTGCTATACTCTCCATATCATCAACAACTATTATTATCCGTGCTTTTGAAGAACTCGGCGTTAAAAGCCAAAAGTTTGCAGGCATTGTTTTCGGTACGCTTATCGTAGAAGACATTGTAGCCATATTGCTGCTTGTATTGCTTTCTACCATAGCGGTAAGCCAGCAGTTCTCGGGTATAGAGTTACTGGAATCGGCATTGAAACTGGTTTTTTTCCTCATATTATGGTTTGTGTCAGGTATATTCTTTATCCCTACACTGCTCAGGAAAGCCAAAAATCTACTTAACGACGAAACCATGCTTATCGTTTCGCTGGCGTTATGCCTTATGATGGTTATACTGGCTACAAAAGCAGGCTTCTCTCCTGCCCTTGGTGCTTTCATCATGGGGTCTATTATTGCCGAAACAACTAAAGCAGAACGCATAGAACACCTTGTAAAACCTGTAAAAGATTTATTCGGGGCTGTATTCTTTGTATCGGTGGGTATGCTAATTAACCCTGATACACTTGCAGAATACTGGCTTCCTGTACTTATAATTACCATGGTAACAATAGTTGGTAAATCAATGTCTACCACTCTGGGATCATTAATATCAGGACAACCTTTAAAACAATCGGTACAGGCAGGTGTGAGCCTTGCACAGATAGGTGAATTCTCTTTTATTATCGCCACACTGGGTACATCGCTAAAAGTAACAAGCGAATTTCTGTACCCCATTATCGTAGCAATTTCTGCGGTGACAACCTTTACAACGCCTTTCCTTATAAAATCCTCAGGAACAATTTATAAAGTACTTGAAAAGATACTTCCGGAACGCGTATTGAAAAAAATTGAAGATTACAGTTATAGTACACAGACTATTAAATCTGAAAGCAGCTGGAAAATATTCCTTAAAGCTAACGTTACCCAAATCGTTATTCACTCGGTGATAATACTTGGCGTAATATTACTGGCATCAAACTACATTATACCGGATTCAGGCGATTCACAATGGGATCATATCCTCATCACAGGTATTATGTTCGTGATAATATCGCCTTTCCTTTGGGCTCTTGCCCTGCGAAGGGTTGCCGCTAAAGCAATGGAAGATATCAGAAGAAACAGGAAATACAGAGGCCCTGTAACCTTCATTCTGTTTATAAGGATATGCCTGGCACTATTTTACCTGGGGTTACTGTTGAATAGCTTCCTATCGCCAATTGTAGCACTATCTGCACTGGCCATTATGATTATTGCGGGTATAGCATTCCCTAAAAAACTGCAACAGGTATATTACTATCTCGAAAATCACTTTATAAAAAACCTCAACAGCAGGGAGATATCCGAAAGGATACGAAAAAAGAGCGAGCTTACCCCATGGGATGGACACATGGCAATTTTTGAAATTCCGTCAGAAAGCAATATAGCAGGTAAAACACTGAATGACTTACAGCTACGGGAAGAAATAGGCATCAATATTGCCATTATAAAACGTGGTGAAAAGACTATAAATGTTCCGCCCCGTAATGAGGTAGTATATCCTAAAGATATTTTATATGTTATTGGAACGGATGAACAGATAAAAGTGTTTGAAAGTTACCTTGACAAAAGCCGTGAAACCGCTACTCCAACTGCTTCGGAAGTTGTACTTCAGAAAATACTGCTTACCAGCGATGCTATTGTTGGCAAAAGTATAAGGGATGCACAGCTTAGGGAAAAAACCAACGGACTTGTAGTTGGTATTGAGCGTAATAATGAAAGGATATTGAACCCTGAATCGCACACGCTCCTAAAAAAGAACGATATTGTATGGCTTGTTGGCGACAAGCAATTAATAAATCAGTATTGTAAATAG
- a CDS encoding dihydroorotate dehydrogenase yields MYKSLIRPILFRFDPEKIHHFTFSSIRFLDSIPGFPALFRSIYEVKDPRLEREVFGLKFKNPVGLAAGMDKDAKMFKEFSDLGFGFIEIGTLTPKAQDGNPKKRSFRLRQDSAIINRMGFNNGGVEAAVERLKKNPKVKGHVLIGGNIGKNKVTPNEDAVSDYEICFDALYDHVDYFVVNVSSPNTPNLRELQDKEPLTRLLQTLQDKNAAKPKQKPILLKIAPDLTDDQLLDIIDIVNTTKIAGVIATNTTISREGLISPDKNETGGLSGKPLTKRSTEVIRFLAEKSNKSFPIIGVGGIHTPEDAIEKLEAGASLIQLYTGFIYEGPGLIKDINKRLLKGS; encoded by the coding sequence ATGTACAAATCCTTAATAAGGCCGATACTGTTCCGTTTTGATCCGGAAAAAATACATCATTTTACATTTTCGTCGATACGATTTTTAGATAGCATTCCGGGGTTTCCCGCGTTGTTCAGGTCTATCTACGAAGTAAAAGATCCGCGTCTTGAGCGTGAGGTATTCGGACTTAAATTCAAAAATCCTGTGGGCCTTGCTGCAGGTATGGATAAAGATGCGAAGATGTTTAAGGAGTTTTCAGATCTTGGATTTGGTTTTATAGAGATTGGTACACTTACTCCAAAAGCGCAGGATGGTAACCCTAAAAAAAGATCGTTCAGGCTTAGGCAGGATAGTGCTATTATTAACCGTATGGGCTTTAATAATGGTGGCGTTGAAGCCGCTGTAGAGCGCCTTAAAAAGAATCCTAAAGTCAAAGGCCATGTGCTGATAGGTGGTAATATAGGTAAGAACAAGGTTACGCCAAACGAAGATGCCGTAAGCGATTACGAGATTTGTTTTGATGCACTTTATGACCATGTAGATTATTTTGTGGTGAACGTAAGCTCGCCTAATACGCCAAACCTACGCGAACTACAGGATAAAGAGCCGCTGACAAGGCTGTTACAAACGTTACAGGATAAAAACGCTGCAAAGCCAAAGCAAAAACCGATACTATTAAAGATTGCACCTGATTTAACCGACGATCAGTTGCTTGATATTATCGATATTGTAAATACGACTAAAATTGCAGGCGTTATTGCTACCAACACGACAATATCACGTGAAGGGCTTATATCTCCCGATAAAAACGAAACCGGAGGATTAAGCGGTAAACCGCTTACTAAGCGGTCTACAGAGGTTATCCGTTTTCTTGCAGAGAAGAGTAATAAATCATTCCCTATTATTGGAGTAGGAGGTATACATACTCCCGAAGATGCTATAGAGAAACTTGAAGCAGGTGCAAGCCTTATTCAATTGTATACAGGTTTTATTTACGAAGGTCCCGGCTTAATAAAGGATATTAATAAGCGCCTCTTAAAAGGTTCTTAG